A region of the Vigna unguiculata cultivar IT97K-499-35 chromosome 9, ASM411807v1, whole genome shotgun sequence genome:
AATGCAAGtagtatattattatttcacaacttttattttttcatgtaaatatCACTTCATATATATAGCTTAAAAGTGAAAGCAACTAAACCCTCTTCCTGAAAAAGAAGGCACAGACATATTGAAAAACCAAACATAACTACTTTGCTAAATATTCCTAAATTGCACTGGTGAAATTTAGCAACAGATCTTTAATTTGTCATGAGTTAAGGTTATTTTTCCACTGGCTTCCCCATAAATAACCACAGCTATCAAAACAGGAAAGTAGATGAACATAATTAACATAAGAGCACTATGGTTGTTTCATTCATACACAAAATTAAccaacaattttaatatatgtaccCAAAATGTGAAGTAAAAGCAAATAATACTTTAGATTAATCCAACTAATCAAATCTATTTAAGAAGCAAtgagtcatatatatatatatatatatatatatatatatatatatatatatatatatatatatatatatatatatatatatatatatatatatatatatattctattacGTATCCATTgatgttttaacaaatttatactTAACTATCtcttatagttaataataatcaaCTAGGTTTGAAAATAGATTACaagttatatatgtattttttttttatccaaatgatGTCTTCAACACGAACTAGTTATATTTCTGAAAGCAGTTTAAATGAGCATGATACCGGTTAAGAAATtgaatttaaagtttttatggattcatcttaatttttcataaaaaaatatttattgattctTTAActattaactattattttaaagacaaaaaaaaccATTTGAACAGTGAACTATGGAAATACTCACTTACCTTGTTTAATGTCTAGGTGAAACTGCAAACtttctatatataataaatgggAAAACTCACCCGCAAACATAAATAGatgttaatgaataaaaaaaaaatacacaaacagTGTTACTGAACAGTAGTGTGTAAGTTTTCAAGaagtatttgaaaaattatatataactatagaTACTGTTAATACTACAACCTCCCATTACATTTATCTCGATCATCTAcataataaatgattttattaaatacatcataaataattgaaatataactataaatataacATCAACCAGAACTGCATTCCTTGTCATATAAATATTGATCTATATCAATCATCATTTCAAAATagaacataaattaaataagtcATTATGGCTTAAATAGAACGTCATTGTTATGATGCATGAGctaaaaatgatataattgGGAGGGAGGGTGTGtgaaatattttgataattgatgatattttttcactttgaatattttgttaGAGTTTAAGCATATTAAATATGGTTATTGAAAGGAGTATAATTATTTGAAGTGTTTGGTACTTTAATTTCCAGCGGTTTGAATGAGTTCACATGGACATTGAAAGCAGAAACGGATCTGAAATACCCTTAACATTTGGATAGAAAAGCATCAGAGGTTCAATTGTGTACCTAAAAGAAACTCCTACTCCTTAGTCTctcttatattttgcttttaATTACTACACTCTGCAAATCACGTTCCGTTTAATCTCTCCTTTTTATGCCATGAACAGTCTATTTCTAATAAATGTGAGATTAATATTCAAACCTAGGGCTACTTTAACCATAATCTGAACCAATCTCTttcatcaaattcaaaataaacataaatcaaacatatatacatgcatacttttatatatatatatatatatatatatatatgtgtgataAAATGCATTTACTGCTGTGATCCTCAAAGCAAAATCCATCAAATTGGATATAAATGACAAAAGAATATACGATCAAAATCTACGAAGTAAACTGTTTTTTTCATTGTTGTTCAAAAGTTTGTAACAGTAATTGTACCTATGACTAAAGTAAAATACAAAATGGTATTTAAGCAACCAGTGGCTAATGAACTTAGACTATTGTGCTAAAGAGTAGTCAACTAAACATCAAAAtccagagagagagagagtgataTCTATCTACAGTACTTATAAGGAGCATGAGAGAGtagaaataagaataaaaagagaaaatttagTTTGGAGAAACATCGAGATACTTACTCTTTTAATACGTGGAAGAAATCTACACTGATACACTTGTGGTTGTCCAAAGCTTATTGCTGTTTCTGAATtggagagaagagaagaaagttcAGAGAAGATATAAGAAAGAGGGCCGGAGAAGAAAGAGTAACTACTCATTAAATATAACATCAATAGCAtaagaaataatgaaaaaagtAACCACAGATATAAATGAAACTTTGAAgaagaatataatttattcaccATTTTTTACAGCTGTACAACTTTCTGCTCTTTTATCAGTAAGCGAAAATGCCTAACTAAGCAGCTGCAGAAGCATCAGTGTTGTGAAGCGCATCAACCCAACAAGGCTAACAGAATCACTGGAGGATACAACAAAGCAACAAGCTTTTCTGTGTATCATTAAATGCAGTGAACGGAAAGAGAGAGAGTACATATGTAACAGTATATACCAATGCAATAAAAAAAGGGGACAGCAacagtatatatattatatatataaatataatatgataaattataaatataatatattatatgtgttgCATTATACACAATTGAAGTTCTAGCTAATGGAGATCTCATATTCCATCTCTTGGTCTTGAAacgatttttttgttttcatttcctttGAGACTGGAATTCCAGCTAATTAACTCTTCGTGCAGTTCAGTTCATACCAAAAAGTTCAAACGCTAACTTATACCTGCTGCTAATATATTACTACTGATTAGGAGTAGgagaaagaagaatataaagaaaGTTTGGGAGCTCTTTCCTTTGTAGCAAGCTGGCGAGAGAGAAATatagagaagagagaaaattaagtaaagaaaaaacaaatgccGCAAAAGAGAGGGTAGCTAGCCCAACTAACTCCGAAACTGCATCTTCTCCATTCATTATTGGTGGATGATGGATatgttgaatttattttgatgaCTACTGCTGATACTGCAAGGAGGGATCCAAATCAAACAGCAGAGAAGTTCCGGTTCCGCCTTTGTGATCACCGAACCTTGCTGAAGAAGAAAGGGGTTCTTCATGGGGCATCCTCAGGCGTTGCTGGAGAGACGAAGAAGAAGGAACTGAATTTCCCACTGCGACATGCGCTGCCGAACCCAAAGACAACCCTTTGGAATCTTCACCGGAAGAGGCACACTCCATGTTCACCCCAAATAGCCTGAGTCGTTTTCCACTACTTGGGGTAGAACTACCACCCCCACTCGACATGCCACCATGCCCATGCCCATGGCGATGATTATGATGACCGACGTTGACCGGCACCGAATCGATGATCATGGGCACAATGTTATTCCCTCTGCCTGCCAAGTTTTGATCAGCAGCAGTACCCATCGGCACGGAGGACCTGAGGTAATAGAGTGAGCCAGGTCCAGATCCGGAATTATGGTCGGCATAGTTGCTGTGATGATGGGCGGAGGCAGTGGCAGTGGCAGCGGCAGCACCGTGAGCATGAGCATGACCAAGGTACTGGTGTTGGTGCTGAAAAGTGAAGAGGTTGTTGTAATTGAGGTGGTGAAAGTGATGATCGTGGTGGTAGCGGGGTGGGACGATGGGGGAGGTGGCGGGAAGAGAGTACCATCTGATAGAGGGAAGAAACAAAGGGGAGGCGGAGGGATCAGAGGGGGGATGGGCATGATCGGTTCTTCTCCTCCAATCTATGTACAATCTATGTCTATACATATCGCCAAGGCCACGCTGGAAAGAGACAATGTCACCTGCATCCAGCTTCTTCTCCTTCACAAAACGGCTCCACCCTTTTGTCATCACATAGCTCTGGCTGCTGTTCCAATACGAATATCTGAACCGCCACACCTTCCCATTCCGGTCCTCGAAATTCAGGAGCAGACCCTTCTCGTTCGACGACGAATCAAGGGGGAAGTACTTCTCCGCGTGCTGCTTCGGTATCACCAGCCTGTTCAGCTTCCCCACATCGCTCGGTGTCACCACTTTGTCAAACATGTGTTCTTTCTCCACTACTTCCTTCGTGTTTGAACAGGTTCCGTGACCCTCatgatgatgttgatgatgatgttcatgctgttgctgttgttggtgatggtgatgatgatgatgaaccgctcctcctcctcctccttgtTGCAAATTTCCCTCCCCTTCCTCTTCCTTGCTGCTCCCCAGTGACAACTCCATCAGGTCCAGCTTCTTTCCAAAATTGGATGCGGCATCTTGGTGGTGGTGTAACCCTAATTCATGGGGAGTGGGTGAGGTGTTAGTGGCGTAGAGAGATTAACGATGGTTCCCCAACCGTGGATTTTGAAGGTGTGGGGGCATATTTAATACATGAAGAAGAATTGAAGAAGATGAGGATGGTTAATTAAAGAGATGAGTTAATTAATTTGTGGTGGATcgatgaagaaattaaaagggGTAATAAGGAAATAGAGCTAGCTTACTGCTGCTTTCCGGTTCTCTTGTGATACCAATAATCTCTGTCACttcctcttcctcctcttcctccCTGCTATCAGAATAAGTGCCTTTAACTTGTTGTATCAAGTCCATGGAGTTATGGCTGACCTACCTTGAATTCTGTTAATAATAACCTCTGGATCTCAGGAAAAACAATGGAAAAAGatagaaagaataataataataataataataataaatgaaatgatTAGAATAAAGCGATCGAAGAAAGTAAGAGGGCaggaaagtaaaataaaaaagaagaaatctgAGAAGAAACAGAAAAGTGGGGGGATTAAAAAGACTTAATGAGATTAAATTGAAGGTTGGCATGACATAGCCGTAGTAGCATGGGGAAGAAGATATTTTACCCAGATTGCTGAGGCtctaaagaaaaacaaaagcagACTCTCagtacacaaaaattaaaaccgtCGGTGCCTTCATATTTGACCACAACACTCCAAATCCAAACCCTAAAGAAAGACAAGCCATGAAATGGAGAATTGAAAAAGGGGTGGTGTTATTGTTATATACTGCTGCTGACCTATAAAGCATAATATGATGAGAAGTTAGAtccagagagagagagagagaaaaaaagagtgAAGTCGTGTGGATTTTAGCTATAAGTATAGTTACCTCACAAGAAGGTTCTTTACAAGTAGGAAAAGAAGcaaaaaaatttgttgcaaCCCAGTTTTATTCgtgggagagagagagagagaaaggtaGATAGAAAGGATTACTACACTTACGTGGGGGCCATGAATAATGTGCCTATTGTGGTCATGTGAGCAACTTGTCGTTTTCATCATATTTGGTATAATCTGTACAGTACATATGCTTCTGGGTTGAGACCAAAAGCCCAGTTGTTCCAGAAGCAATCACCTTAACTTAACTCTGTTAAATCTAGCTTTCACACtcattttcttaacaaatcCTACAAAGCAACGCAATGATATCCTTTAATTTATCTCGTGGCAGCTCACACACGAGTACGGGCTAAACTACATGGCTCTACCTAGTTGTAGCAGAGAAAATGGCAATGGCATAATGGCAtaatggagagagagagagagatgatAGAGTAGtgtacacttattttattttttttcttttttttgactTTTAGTGTCATTGATTGAGTGTGTTGTGGATGGTCCCCGGGTGAAAGGTAAGAAAAGGAAAAGCAAATGGCTAAACtatgagaaaatgaaaacagACCACCCTGCCCTGCACTGCACCCTCTCTCCTGCCACTGTTTTCTCtctcaataatatataaataaataaaacttcttcttctcttccctTCAACTCATTGCTGTCCTTATAAACAATCAATATTAATTCCCCCTCCATTGTTTACTAAAGCAATTCAGTTCATTCATGGAAACTATCTTTCTCTTCCAACCCAACTCCAAGGACCCTTTTGCCCTACCTTTCTATCTTTTTTCtctatttcatttttcaaatcatAATCTTCATACAATTAACACCTTTATATTATATGCATGTCTTTACTTTATTATTCCTATATTAAAACTTCAATCATTGGTTAATGTAAGCAAATTGTATTTTCTGTAATGCTCTCACTCTTCGAGACTGATACCTTGAAATGTGAagagatatatattattataaccCTTGTGGGTTAATGGTTAACCGTTAGTAGTGTATATAAGGTCGTTGGCTAATTCAATATAGTAAATTAGACAACTCTAATGCAATTTCCTATaatcatgtatatatatatatagtttactaATTTTACTTAACGAGATTACTTATATGAACAGAAGAAAccattaaatttaactttaggTGACAACACTGGTATTAAAATTGTATGCAGAGTGCTTTAATTATCCCGTGTACAAACTACACAC
Encoded here:
- the LOC114162133 gene encoding B3 domain-containing transcription factor NGA1-like translates to MDLIQQVKGTYSDSREEEEEEEVTEIIGITREPESSRLHHHQDAASNFGKKLDLMELSLGSSKEEEGEGNLQQGGGGGAVHHHHHHHQQQQQHEHHHQHHHEGHGTCSNTKEVVEKEHMFDKVVTPSDVGKLNRLVIPKQHAEKYFPLDSSSNEKGLLLNFEDRNGKVWRFRYSYWNSSQSYVMTKGWSRFVKEKKLDAGDIVSFQRGLGDMYRHRLYIDWRRRTDHAHPPSDPSASPLFLPSIRWYSLPATSPIVPPRYHHDHHFHHLNYNNLFTFQHQHQYLGHAHAHGAAAATATASAHHHSNYADHNSGSGPGSLYYLRSSVPMGTAADQNLAGRGNNIVPMIIDSVPVNVGHHNHRHGHGHGGMSSGGGSSTPSSGKRLRLFGVNMECASSGEDSKGLSLGSAAHVAVGNSVPSSSSLQQRLRMPHEEPLSSSARFGDHKGGTGTSLLFDLDPSLQYQQ